A single window of Coregonus clupeaformis isolate EN_2021a unplaced genomic scaffold, ASM2061545v1 scaf0978, whole genome shotgun sequence DNA harbors:
- the LOC121579434 gene encoding LOW QUALITY PROTEIN: protein NLRC3-like (The sequence of the model RefSeq protein was modified relative to this genomic sequence to represent the inferred CDS: inserted 1 base in 1 codon), producing MSLSGERKEGTTASKMTQDTSSKSVQKPRAESPAPSLLSMKSDQPPAFSQEPLPDDNKEVESLDSEDALKIIHNLLDRRSQTLLTVQQDIKAKLKHKYQHISEGIGHHGNQSLLKDIYTELYITEGGSGGVNNEHEVRQIEMASKKQTTQETPIKCNDIFKPLPGQDKPIRTVLTKGIAGIGKTVSVQKVILDWAEGKANQDVHFMFPLPFRDLNLKKDQYSLMQLLSHYFSELKEIDNIEDGETKTVFIFDGLDECRLPLDFKNNEKCCDVMKPTSVDVLLTNLIKGNLLPSALLWITSRPAAANQIPPECVDQVTEVRGFNDPQKEEYFRKKITDQNLANEIIKHMKTSRSLXIMCHMPVFCWISATVLEMMLKEAEKDEVPKTLTQMFTHFTLIQIIVKNKKYNKATETNPKELSQSDKEMILKLAKLAFQQLQKGNLIFYEEDLRECGLDVTEASEYSALCTEIFKEESGLNQEKVYSFVHLSMQEFLAAVHALESCLDKKENVFSTTSEDEEEESIQLSDLHRRAVDQALKSENGHLDLFLRFLLGLSLESNQNLLRGLLTQTGSTTQSNEETVERTVRYLSDKIERESSPERIINLFHCLNELGANSLVEEMQTSLRSGTLSETELEPQQCSALAYLLLMSEEVLEEFDLKTYTTSEKGYQRLLPVVKTCKRALLAGCKHTYESCETLASALQTPNSPLRELDLSYNDLGDRGVELLCVGLTSPLCKIQTLVLGQCGLTEGCCSDLASVLSSPNSQLKQLELRDNDLQDSGVTLLSAGLEDPDCKLHTLGLSGCLVTEEGCAALSSALRSNPSHLKELDLSYNHPGDSAGGLLSAALVDPTDKLMKLNVDHGGEFRLKSGLRKYACHLTLDPNTANPNLILSEGNRKVTRVEEKQHYEDHPDRFDRHPQVLCREVLSGSRYYWEVEKGGDWAHIGVAYKGMQRKGEEKDSWIGYNRKSWCLFCSDRGYAFYHAGVIRFFPGPVSNRVGVYLDWPAGTLSFYSVSSSGTLTHLYTEHTTFTEPLYPGFEVSSSSVTLCQIDDQHIQSRDHGGECCIKQGIHMAQRESCA from the exons atgagtctctctggggagagaaaggaggggaccactgcctctaaaatgactcAAGACACTAGTTCTAAGAG TGTCCAGAAGCCCAGAGCAGAGTCACCTGCCCCCAGCCTGCTATCAATGAAGAGTGATCAGCCACCTGCTTTCAGCCAGGAACCATTACCAGATGACAATAAGGAAGTGGAGAGTTTGGACAGTGAGGATGCATTAAAGATCATACACAACCTTCTGGACAGAAGAA GTCAAACTCTTCTGACAGTCCAACAAGACATTAAGGCTAAACTGAAACACAAGTATCAACACATATCTGAAGGAATTGGACACCATGGAAACCAAAGTCTGTTAAAGgacatctacacagagctctacatcacagagggtggaagtggaggggtcaataatgaacatgaggtgagacagatagagatggcatccaagaaacaaaccacacaagagacaccaatcaAATGCAACGACATCTTCAAGCCTTTAcctggacaagacaaacctatcagaactgtgctgacaaaaggaatcgctggcattggaaaaacagtctctgtgcagaaggtcatccttgactgggcagagggaaaagcaaatcaggacgtTCATTTCATGTTTCCTCTTCCTTTCCGTGATCTGAACCTGAAAAAGGACCAATACAGTCTGATGCAACTTCTTTCCCACTACTTCTCAGAGCTGAAAGAGATTGACAACATTGAAGATGGTGAAACCAAAACTGTTTTCatttttgatggtctggatgagtgtcgACTTCCTCTAGACTTCAAAAACAATGAGAAGTGCTGTGATGTCATGAAGCCAACCTCAGTGGACgtgctgctgacaaacctcatcaaggggaatctgcttccctctgctctcctctggataacctcacggcctgcagcagccaatcagatccctcctgagtgtgttgaccaggtgacagaggtacgagggttcaatgatccacagaaggaggagtacttcaggaagaaaatcacagatcagaatctggccaatgaaatcatcaaacacatgaagacatcaaggagcc acatcatgtgccacatgccagtcttctgttggatatcAGCCACTGTCCTTGAGATGATGCTGAAAGAGGCAGAGAAGGATGAAGTCCCCAAAACTCTGACCCAGATGTTCACACACTTCACGCTCATCCAAATCATTGTGaagaacaagaagtacaacaaagCCACAGAGACAAACCCAAAGGAACTGTCTCAGTCAGACAAAGAGATGATCCTGAAACTGGCAAAGCTGGCTTTCCAACAGCTGCAGAAGGGCAACCTGATCTTCTATGAGGAGGACCTGAGAGAGTGTGGCCTTGATGTCACAGAGGCATCAGAGTACTCAGCATTGTGTACAGAGATCTTTAAAGAAGAATCTGGGCTGAACCAAGAGAAGGTCTACAGCTTTGTGCATCTGAGCATGCAGGAGTTTCTAGCAGCAGTGCATGCTTTAGAATCATGTCTGGACaagaaggaaaatgttttttccACCACTagtgaggatgaagaggaggagtcaATCCAGTTGTCTGACTTACACAGGAGAGCAGTGGACCAGGCCTTGAAGAGTGAgaatggacacctggacctgttcctccgcttccttctgggtctctcactggagtccaatcagaatctGTTACGAGGCCTTCTGACACAGACAGGaagtacaacacagagcaatgAGGAAACAGTCGAGAGAACAGTCAGGTACCTTTCAGACAAGATCGAAAGGGAATCCTCACCAGAAAGGATCATCAacttgttccactgtctgaatgaacttggTGCCAACTCTCTAGTTGAAGAAATGCAAACCTCCCTGCGATCAGGAACTCTTTCAGAAACAGAGCTAGAACCTCAACAATGTTcagccctggcctacctgttactgatgtcagaggaggtgctggaggagttTGACCTGAAGACATACACCACATCAGAGAAAGGTTATCAGAGGTTGCTGCCGGTAGTGAAAACCTGCAAGAGAgcact actggctggctgtaaacacacatatgaatcctgtgagactctggcttcagctctgcagacaccaaactcccccctgagagaactggacctcagctacaatgacctgggagacagaggagtggagctgctctgtgttggactaaccagtccactctgcaaaatacagacactagt TCTAGGTCAGTGTGGTCTGACAGAGGGTTGCTGTTCAGATCTGGCCTCAGTCCTGAGTTCACCCAACTCACAACTGAAACAACTGGAGCTGAGAGACAATGACCTGCAGGACTCAGGAGTTACACTGctgtctgctggactggaggatccagactgtaaactacacacactggg gctgtctggctgtctggtcacagaggagggctgtgctgctctgtcttcagctctgaggtcaaacccctcccacctgaaagagctggacctgagctacaatcacccaggagactctgcAGGGGGACTGCTTTCAGCTGCTCTGGTGGATCCCACAGATAAACTGATGAAGCTGAA TGTGGATCATGGTGGAGAGTTCAGGCTGAAATCAGGGCTGAGGAAAT ATGCCTGTCATCTCACCCTGGACCCAAATACAGCAAACCCAAACCTGATACTGTCTGAGGGGAACAGGAAGGTGACACGGGTGGAGGAGAAGCAGCATTATGAAGACCATCCAGACAGATTTGACCGTCATCCCCAAGTTCTCTGCAGAGAAGTCTTATCTGGATCTCGttattactgggaggtggagaagGGTGGTGACTGGGCTCACATTGGTGTGGCGTACAAAGGAAtgcagaggaagggagaggagaaggacagttGGATTGGATACAACAGGAAGTCCTGGTGTTTATTCTGCTCTGACAGAGGTTATGCCTTTTACCATGCTGGAGTCATCAGATTCTTCCCTGGTCCTGTTTCTAACAGAgttggagtgtatctggactggccagctggTACTTTGTCCTTCTATAGTGTGTCCTCCTCTGGTACACTGACACACCTTTACACAGAACACACCACATTCACTgaacccctctatcctgggtttgaggtttcctcctcctcagtgacccTGTGTCAGATAGATGACCAACACATTCAAAG Cagagaccatggtggagagtgttgtatcaa acaagggatacacatggctcagcGGGAGAGCTGCGCCTGA